The nucleotide window TGCTTCAGGTGCGTAGGCCTGTGCACACTCGAAGTAAAGCTTCGCGAACTCGGCGTAGATGCCTTCGGGAAACAGCACTTTTAACCGGTCTGGGCCGACCGATTTCCAATCGGAGAAGCCTGCTATGCGTCCCAACAAAATGGGCATGACGCCGCCGCCGTGGCAGAAGATAAACTTGATGTCGGGTAGCCGTCTTGTCGTCTGCGATCCCCACAGACTCAAAATTGTTCTCGCGGTGTTGGTCGGAAATTCGATCCAAGGTGCGGTTATTCCCGATGTTTCGTACGTCAGCGTCGCGGGCGTGCAGCACGGAGCTTGAGCCGGATGGACATATACGACCGCTTTACGGCGATTCAGCTCTTCGAAAATCGGTTCAAACTTCGGATCGCCCAGCCACGCGTCCTGGTAGTTCGTCACCAGACCGATACCATCCGCCTTCAGGACGTCGAACGCATACTCGATCTCTCTCAAAGAACCTTCAACATCGTTCATTGGGATTGAGGCGAACAATCCGAATCGACCGGGATGATCGACGCAATACTGCGTGCTCCACTCGTTCGTCTTGCGCGCCCTCGCCCGGCCGTCCGCGGCGTTGGTTTCCGGAATGGCCCCTGCGAACGCGATAGCGGTGTCTACGCCGTTACGATCAAGTTGATCGACGGCCATTTGAATCGACCACGGACTGCCATCGACATTCTTGAAACTCGGTTCAAAATGATGATGTACATCGATCATACGTTGCGGCCGGACAGCAGCTCGCGCGAGAGCCGGAAGCGCGGCCGATGCAGCGAGACCTGCTGATGCTGCCAGGAATTGCCTCCTTCCAAAACTCGGCGTTGCGCAACAAGCGCACTGGTAGTTGCTGGACGATTGGTTCATCCCGGATTTTTTTGTTGCCTTCACGGCGTCTCCTGTTTCTCTTTTGTTTTTAGACGTTTCACTCGGCGGTACGCTACTGATTTCCGCCCCGAGCAAATCGGGGAAACAATGCAAGGGCGTTGTCACGCATGAAGTCACGATGCATTGCGGCGGACATCAGAGGTGTTACGTCCAGTTTTTGCGCAAGATCAGCGACTAATGGTTCAGGCGTGTACGGCCAGTCGCTTCCGTACATGATGTGCTTGGGATCAGCGATCTCGAGAAGCGGCAAAATCTGGCGTGGCAAAGGAAAGCCGGCAAGGTCGTAATACAGACCGCGAAGCGTCTCGTAGAACCGTGCACTGTCCAGCGGCCTAGGCAGTCCGAGCGCGGGCGCCAATCCTGCGACCCGGTCGGCGAGCACCGGAATCGTAGCGCCTGCATGCGGCACGATAATTTTCAGATTTGGAAAACGGTCCAGGGTGCCCGAGAGAATCAGGTTAAAGACGGCACGAGTGGTTTCGAACATGAATTCGAGCATTGGAAATGGATATCCAATCGGCGGGAGCGCCGTGGGATCGCTACAGCATGGGCAATGCGGGTTGGTCGGGTGGATGAAAACCTTTGCGTGCCGACGGTTGAGCTCCTCGAAGACAGG belongs to Burkholderia sp. PAMC 26561 and includes:
- a CDS encoding amidohydrolase family protein, which gives rise to MIDVHHHFEPSFKNVDGSPWSIQMAVDQLDRNGVDTAIAFAGAIPETNAADGRARARKTNEWSTQYCVDHPGRFGLFASIPMNDVEGSLREIEYAFDVLKADGIGLVTNYQDAWLGDPKFEPIFEELNRRKAVVYVHPAQAPCCTPATLTYETSGITAPWIEFPTNTARTILSLWGSQTTRRLPDIKFIFCHGGGVMPILLGRIAGFSDWKSVGPDRLKVLFPEGIYAEFAKLYFECAQAYAPEAFDLVRKVVPSTHLLFGTDYSYFPVSHAVDQFKALALPEDLRRRIASGNASAILPRWHA